One part of the Megachile rotundata isolate GNS110a chromosome 16, iyMegRotu1, whole genome shotgun sequence genome encodes these proteins:
- the LOC100880638 gene encoding aquaporin AQPAe.a isoform X4 — MPCNHGFKGLMQGEGALKNTVLTALAETIGTSMLVFVGCMGCIGSLGVVPSHLQIALTFGLAVMLVIQSIGHISHAHINPAITVGAMVLGKKTIPQGIVYILSQLIGSVMGFGMLKVVTPAERLTASTVEDAHLFCVTDLHSDLTAIQGLLLEGISTGILMLVACAVWDIRNQQNTDSVPLRFGMTVTVLAIAFGPYTGCSMNPARSLAPALWNNQWSHHWIYWFGPIGGSLLSSFMYKTIFGCKEEVEEDTVPEAVALNSVEIQKAEP, encoded by the exons ATGCCTTGTAATCACG GCTTCAAGGGACTAATGCAAGGCGAGGGTGCCCTGAAGAACACGGTGCTGACCGCACTGGCAGAAACGATCGGGACGTCGATGTTGGTGTTCGTGGGATGCATGGGATGTATCGGCAGTCTTGGTGTGGTACCTTCCCATCTACAGATTGCCCTGACCTTCGGTTTGGCCGTGATGCTCGTTATTCAG TCTATTGGGCACATCAGTCATGCCCATATTAATCCGGCGATCACAGTGGGCGCAATGGTCCTAGGGAAGAAGACGATTCCTCAAGGTATTGTGTATATTCTGTCCCAGCTGATTGGCAGTGTGATGGGCTTTGGGATGCTGAAG GTGGTGACACCAGCGGAGCGTTTAACCGCCAGCACTGTGGAGGACGCACATTTGTTCTGCGTGACGGATTTGCACTCGGACCTCACAGCAATCCAGGGCTTGTTGCTCGAAGGAATATCCACAGGGATTCTGATGTTAGTCGCGTGTGCCGTGTGGGACATCAGGAATCAGCAGAACACCGATTCGGTGCCGCTCAGATTCGGCATGACGGTGACCGTGTTGGCCATCGCGTTCGGTCCCTACACGGGCTGCAGTATGAACCCTGCCAGGTCGTTGGCTCCCGCTCTGTGGAACAACCAATGGTCTCACCATTGGATCTACTGGTTCGGGCCGATCGGCGGGTCCCTGTTGTCCTCTTTCATGTACAAGACCATCTTCGGGTGCAAAGAGGAGGTTGAGGAGGATACCGTGCCGGAAGCCGTAGCGCTGAACAGCGTCGAAATTCAAAAGGCTGAG CCCTGA
- the LOC100880638 gene encoding aquaporin AQPAe.a isoform X3, protein MSFNELRLGFKGLMQGEGALKNTVLTALAETIGTSMLVFVGCMGCIGSLGVVPSHLQIALTFGLAVMLVIQSIGHISHAHINPAITVGAMVLGKKTIPQGIVYILSQLIGSVMGFGMLKVVTPAERLTASTVEDAHLFCVTDLHSDLTAIQGLLLEGISTGILMLVACAVWDIRNQQNTDSVPLRFGMTVTVLAIAFGPYTGCSMNPARSLAPALWNNQWSHHWIYWFGPIGGSLLSSFMYKTIFGCKEEVEEDTVPEAVALNSVEIQKAEP, encoded by the exons GCTTCAAGGGACTAATGCAAGGCGAGGGTGCCCTGAAGAACACGGTGCTGACCGCACTGGCAGAAACGATCGGGACGTCGATGTTGGTGTTCGTGGGATGCATGGGATGTATCGGCAGTCTTGGTGTGGTACCTTCCCATCTACAGATTGCCCTGACCTTCGGTTTGGCCGTGATGCTCGTTATTCAG TCTATTGGGCACATCAGTCATGCCCATATTAATCCGGCGATCACAGTGGGCGCAATGGTCCTAGGGAAGAAGACGATTCCTCAAGGTATTGTGTATATTCTGTCCCAGCTGATTGGCAGTGTGATGGGCTTTGGGATGCTGAAG GTGGTGACACCAGCGGAGCGTTTAACCGCCAGCACTGTGGAGGACGCACATTTGTTCTGCGTGACGGATTTGCACTCGGACCTCACAGCAATCCAGGGCTTGTTGCTCGAAGGAATATCCACAGGGATTCTGATGTTAGTCGCGTGTGCCGTGTGGGACATCAGGAATCAGCAGAACACCGATTCGGTGCCGCTCAGATTCGGCATGACGGTGACCGTGTTGGCCATCGCGTTCGGTCCCTACACGGGCTGCAGTATGAACCCTGCCAGGTCGTTGGCTCCCGCTCTGTGGAACAACCAATGGTCTCACCATTGGATCTACTGGTTCGGGCCGATCGGCGGGTCCCTGTTGTCCTCTTTCATGTACAAGACCATCTTCGGGTGCAAAGAGGAGGTTGAGGAGGATACCGTGCCGGAAGCCGTAGCGCTGAACAGCGTCGAAATTCAAAAGGCTGAG CCCTGA